In Lacibacter sp. H375, one DNA window encodes the following:
- a CDS encoding dioxygenase family protein produces the protein MERKHFLKNMFIGAASAPVILAACKKTSATDTDNGSGTGTGAGSGTCSVSPTETAGPFPTITPSSLVRTDIRDDRTGVAFTIKVNILNTNSSCAALQGAIVDIWHCDKDGYYSEYGGTGMQSVNYTAVHFLRGRQTTDANGLVQFTSIFPGWYTGRATHIHVHIYKANGTSLLITQIAFPEGSSSAVVAVNAASSYGYTKGMSGYTYNSGDNIFSDDTSGKEIASISGSVAAGYVLTHNIYVAA, from the coding sequence ATGGAACGCAAACACTTTTTAAAAAATATGTTCATCGGTGCGGCATCTGCTCCAGTTATTTTAGCAGCGTGCAAAAAAACAAGTGCAACAGATACGGATAATGGTTCGGGAACAGGAACGGGCGCAGGCAGTGGCACTTGCTCTGTTTCGCCAACTGAAACAGCAGGCCCTTTTCCTACTATTACACCATCATCACTTGTACGTACAGATATTCGTGACGACAGAACAGGCGTTGCTTTCACTATTAAAGTAAATATTCTGAACACCAACAGCAGTTGTGCCGCTTTGCAGGGCGCAATTGTTGATATCTGGCATTGCGATAAAGACGGTTATTATTCAGAATATGGTGGTACGGGTATGCAATCAGTTAATTATACGGCTGTGCATTTTTTGCGTGGCCGCCAAACAACTGATGCAAATGGTCTTGTTCAATTCACTTCAATTTTTCCCGGTTGGTACACCGGTCGTGCAACACATATTCATGTGCATATTTACAAAGCAAACGGTACATCATTATTAATTACACAAATTGCTTTTCCTGAAGGAAGCAGCAGTGCAGTGGTTGCAGTGAATGCTGCAAGTTCTTATGGTTACACAAAAGGCATGAGCGGTTATACTTACAATTCAGGCGACAATATATTTAGTGATGATACGAGCGGAAAAGAGATTGCTTCTATCAGTGGGAGTGTGGCTGCAGGGTACGTGCTTACACATAATATTTATGTAGCTGCATAA
- a CDS encoding DUF6089 family protein, whose product MKANYIRPISFVLVFVCSYETKAQVNISKYEVGANIGTYIYQGDLAPSRFGSFKTMQPGLGLYGTKYLSPSWGVRANLSFSRLNGDDAKYATPDYRQQRNFNFKTNLFEVSAVAVWKPFADNFSNKGKGSISPYLFAGAGLGLVKIRRDWSNLNPAYFAEDNDFLTGLASDQAHRTPRLMPVIPIGAGVQYGLSDKWFLHLETTYRYTFTDYLDGFSRSANPSRKDTYSSISIGATYKFGKNASWKCPPLRQ is encoded by the coding sequence ATGAAAGCAAATTACATCCGTCCAATTTCTTTCGTGCTTGTGTTCGTATGTTCATACGAAACAAAAGCACAGGTCAATATATCGAAGTATGAAGTAGGGGCTAATATTGGCACTTACATTTACCAGGGCGATCTTGCGCCCAGCCGTTTTGGATCATTTAAAACAATGCAACCCGGCTTGGGTTTATATGGTACAAAATACCTGTCGCCGTCGTGGGGTGTAAGAGCCAATCTTAGTTTCTCAAGATTAAATGGCGATGATGCAAAGTATGCAACACCTGATTACCGGCAGCAACGCAATTTTAATTTCAAAACAAATTTGTTTGAAGTATCCGCCGTTGCTGTATGGAAACCGTTTGCCGATAATTTTTCAAATAAAGGAAAGGGAAGTATTTCACCTTACTTATTTGCGGGCGCAGGGTTGGGATTGGTAAAGATCAGGCGTGATTGGAGCAATCTCAATCCTGCTTACTTTGCAGAAGACAATGATTTTTTAACCGGTCTTGCATCCGACCAGGCTCATCGTACTCCACGACTTATGCCGGTTATACCAATTGGCGCAGGTGTGCAATATGGTTTATCTGATAAATGGTTCCTGCATCTTGAAACAACTTACCGTTATACATTTACTGATTATTTAGATGGGTTTAGTCGGTCTGCTAACCCATCAAGAAAAGATACGTATTCCAGCATTTCAATCGGAGCTACGTACAAATTTGGCAAGAATGCCAGCTGGAAATGCCCGCCGTTGCGTCAATAG
- a CDS encoding LytR/AlgR family response regulator transcription factor, whose protein sequence is MSLKCVAIDDELPALELIQKYISDHPHLQLMQTYTDAVSASEYLKTASVDLLFVDINMPDITGLDLVRSLSKRPMIIFTTAYKKFAIDGFELNAIDYLLKPISFERFSKAVQKAADYHQYKTKPATSTEEALMVFSEYQLVKINCSTIEYIESLDDYIRINISNDKPVMTLMTLKAVLEKLPSTQFKRMHRSYIVNMEKIRSVANRKIKLLSGAELPVSETYLDVLQAWKRS, encoded by the coding sequence ATGTCGTTAAAATGTGTAGCCATTGATGATGAGTTGCCTGCTTTGGAGCTGATTCAGAAATACATTTCTGATCATCCGCATTTGCAATTAATGCAAACGTACACCGATGCAGTATCGGCGTCTGAATATTTAAAAACCGCAAGCGTCGATCTGTTGTTTGTAGATATTAATATGCCTGATATAACCGGGCTTGATTTGGTTCGTTCGTTGAGTAAGCGGCCCATGATCATCTTCACCACAGCGTATAAAAAATTTGCAATCGATGGGTTTGAATTGAATGCGATAGACTATTTATTAAAGCCCATCAGCTTCGAACGGTTTTCAAAAGCAGTGCAAAAGGCTGCCGATTATCATCAATACAAAACCAAACCAGCAACCAGCACTGAGGAAGCATTGATGGTTTTTTCGGAATACCAATTGGTGAAGATCAACTGCAGTACTATTGAATACATCGAAAGTTTGGATGATTATATCCGCATCAATATCAGCAACGATAAACCGGTGATGACCTTAATGACACTAAAAGCTGTGTTAGAAAAACTCCCTTCCACACAATTTAAAAGGATGCATCGCAGTTATATTGTAAACATGGAGAAAATAAGATCGGTTGCCAATCGAAAGATCAAATTGTTATCAGGTGCAGAACTTCCAGTCAGCGAAACTTATCTCGATGTGCTGCAGGCCTGGAAACGATCCTGA
- a CDS encoding sensor histidine kinase, with translation MNRSSAITVSMHIAGWLLFYSMVVAFIANGNPNGGSSELPLLSGPFLFFFLVFPAIFYTNRFLLIPKLFNNKQYLLYALAFAGLFLLVFWLKPFDGVINHNQGQGNVRPPDGMTGPPPFKLNEFYPQGPPHKQSKFDIMSTILFLLVWLFSSAMFVFRQWRQSEQRILQAEADKANAELSFLKAQVNPHFLFNTLNNIYSLAVSKSEHTADSIMKLSNIMRYITDEAREDKVDLQQELDCVRDYIDLQQLRLGKNAQVMFTLTGETEWKKIPPLLLMTFVENAFKYGVSNHEPAPIVIRLEAAEKELYFETINKLYEKNTPLERTGIGQQNALKRLQHMYPSKHNISMESENGFYTVKLTLQF, from the coding sequence ATGAACCGTTCTTCCGCCATAACAGTGAGTATGCATATTGCAGGCTGGCTCCTGTTTTATTCTATGGTAGTTGCTTTTATTGCAAACGGGAATCCCAATGGTGGTTCGTCGGAGCTTCCTCTGTTAAGTGGGCCTTTCCTGTTCTTCTTTCTTGTTTTTCCTGCTATTTTTTATACCAATCGTTTCCTGCTCATCCCTAAACTGTTCAATAATAAACAATACTTGTTGTATGCGCTTGCATTTGCCGGGTTGTTTCTGTTGGTGTTTTGGTTAAAACCATTTGATGGAGTGATAAATCATAATCAAGGGCAGGGTAATGTTCGGCCGCCGGATGGGATGACGGGACCACCACCATTTAAACTGAATGAGTTTTATCCGCAAGGGCCTCCACACAAGCAGTCGAAGTTTGACATCATGAGCACCATCCTGTTTCTGTTGGTGTGGCTTTTTTCATCGGCTATGTTTGTGTTCAGGCAATGGCGGCAATCGGAACAACGCATCTTACAAGCCGAGGCAGATAAGGCTAATGCAGAGCTTTCGTTTTTAAAAGCACAGGTGAATCCGCATTTTCTGTTCAATACACTTAACAATATTTATTCATTGGCTGTAAGCAAAAGTGAACATACGGCAGACAGTATTATGAAACTGTCGAATATCATGCGTTACATTACGGATGAAGCAAGAGAAGATAAGGTAGATCTGCAACAGGAACTGGATTGTGTTCGTGATTATATTGATCTGCAACAATTGCGACTTGGAAAGAACGCCCAGGTAATGTTTACACTTACAGGTGAAACAGAATGGAAAAAAATTCCACCGCTGTTACTCATGACTTTTGTTGAGAATGCATTTAAATATGGTGTAAGCAATCACGAACCTGCACCTATCGTTATACGTTTGGAAGCAGCTGAAAAGGAATTGTATTTTGAAACGATCAATAAATTGTATGAAAAGAACACGCCACTAGAGCGTACAGGTATTGGTCAACAGAATGCGTTGAAGCGATTGCAGCATATGTATCCATCAAAACATAACATCAGTATGGAAAGTGAAAATGGCTTTTATACGGTTAAACTAACTTTACAGTTCTGA